In Bradyrhizobium guangdongense, the sequence CGGCGATGAGGCCGCGTCGTTCCTGATGATGAACCGCAACAAGCGCGGCATCGTGCTGGATCTCAAGACCGACGGCGGCAAGGAGGTGCTGCGTCGCCTGATCGCGGACGCCGACGTGCTGGTCGAGAACTTTGCGCCGGGCGCGATGGAACGTCTCGGCTTCGGCTACGAGGAGCTGCACAAGCAGTTTCCATCGCTGATCTACTGCTCGCTGTCGGGTTTCGGCCGCACCGGACCCTACAAGCACCGTCGCGGTTTCGACCTCGTCGCGCAGGCCATGAGCGGCATCATGAGCTTTACCGGCGAGCGCCCCGATGGACCACCGGTGAAATGCGGCCCGCCGCTGTCCGACATCACCGCCGGCCTGCTCGCGAGCATGGGCATTCTCGCCGCCTACACGCACCGTCTCAAGACCGGGGAGGGGCAGTGGGTCGAGACCTCGCTCTACGAGGCCGCCCTGGTGCAGACCTATTGGCAGTCGACCATCGCGCTGGCCGCGGGCACCGCGCCGCGCGCGATGGGCTCGGCCCATCCGCTCAACGCGCCGTACCAGGCGTTCGAAGCCTCCGACGGCTGGCTCGTGGTCGGCGGTGCCAACAAGAAGCACTGGCTGTTGATGCTGGAAGCGCTCGGCGCGAGCGAGCTTGCCGCCGATCCGCGCTTCGTCACCGGCGCCGACCGCATGGCCAATCTGAAGGAGCTCGAAGCCGTCCTGAGCGAACGCTTCCGCACCCAGACGCGCGCGCATTGGCTCGCCGCGCTTGACGAGAAGGGCGTGCCGTGCGGCCCCGTGCACAACATGCTGGAGGCGCTGAGCGATCCGCAGACGCTGGCGCGCGAGATGGTCGTCGAGGTCGAGCATTCCACGCTGGGCCCGGTCAAGACGATCGGCCTGCCGATCAAGTTCTCGGAAACGCCGGGCAAGGTCGCATCAGGCGCGCCGGTCTACGGCGAGCATACGCGCGAGGTGCTGGCCGAGCACGGCTTCGACCAGAAGCAAATCGAAGCGCTCGAACAAGAAGGCGCCATCGTCTCGGCATCGGGGACGCGCGAGGAGCGCGTGGCCTGAACGGACTTCGGCACGACTGATCAAGCAAAACAGAAAAATCGATCGGAGGAAATCATGCGTGGGACATCTCTCTTCCTGTTGTCGGTCAGCCTCGCAGCGCTCGCAGGCAGTGCGCCGGCATTCGCGGCCTGGCAGCCGCAGAAGCCGATCGAGTTCGTGGCAACCGCGGGGCCGGGCGGCGGCACCGACAATCTCGCCCGCGCGGTGCAGAACGTCATCACCAAGCACAAGCTGACCGATCAGCCGATCGTCGTCGTCAACAAGGGCGGCGGCAGCGGCGCCGAAGGCTATGTCTACGGCAAGGCCTCCGCCGGCGATCCCTACAAGGTGATCTTCGGCACCTCGAACGCCTGGCAGCAGCCGCTCGTCTCCAAGGTCGCCTTCAACTACACCGATCTCACCCCGATTGCGGCGATGGCGCAGGACGAATTCCTGCTCTGGGTCAAGCAAGACGCGCCCTACAAGACCGCCGGCGATTATCTCAAGGCGGCCGCATCGGGCCAGTTCAAGATGGGCGGCGCGCAGTCCAAGGACACCGACGAGGTGCTGACGCGCATGATCGAGAAGGTCGGCCACGTCAAGCTGACCTACATCCCGTTCAAGAGCGGCGCCGAGGCCGCCGTGCAGCTCGCCGGCGGGCATATCGACTCCCACGTCAACAATCCCAGCGAAAGCCTCGGGCAATGGCGTGGCGGCACGCAGCGCCCGCTCTGCGTCTTCAGTCCGAAGCGGCTGCCTGAAGGACCGAAGATCACGGCGACCGAAGGCTGGAGCGACGTTCCGACCTGCGTCGAGCAGGGCCTCGACATCAAGCAATACGAGCAGCCGCGCACGGTCTGGCTGCCCGGCAAGATCACGCCGGAGCAGGCCGCCTACTACGTCGACCTGATGAAGAAGGTGCAGGCGACGCCGGAATGGAAGGACTACATCGAGAAGAGCTCGCAGGTCGACACCTTCCTGACCGGTGCCGAGTTCGACAAGTTCATCAAGCAGGATCTCGAGCACGTCAAGCAGGTCGCGAGCGAGCAGGGCTGGCTGGTCAAGTAGGGCGGGCACCACGCCATGATCTCACGCCGCGCCCTCGAGCTTGCCACCGCCGTCCTCACCGGCGGATTCGGCGTCGCGGTGGTGGTCCAGAGCCTGGACAACGGCATCGGCTGGTCGAGCGAGGGCGTCGATGCCGGCACCTTCCCGTTCCTGACCGGCATCATCATCATCGCCGGAAGTCTCTACAACCTCGCTCGCGGAATTGTGCCGGCCACATCGCTGGCAAGCGTTCCCATCGCGATTACGTCCATCGAGCTGCGGCGGCTGGCTGGCCTGTTCGTGCCGGCTGCGATTTTCGTGGCGGTGATCCCGCTGCTCGGGATGTACGTTGCCTCCGCGGCCTATGTCTTCGCGGTGCTCGCGATCCCCCGGCATCAATCCGTGCCGTGGTCGGCGGCCACGGCCGCGGCAACGGCGCTGGCGCTCTATGTCGTGTTCGAACGCATGTTCCAGGTCAGCCTGCCGCATGGCGCGCTCGCAGCAGCGCTCGGGTACTGAGGAGGAGCGATGGACAATCTCGCAGAGCTCCTGCACGGCTTCAGCATCGCGGTCACCGTGCCGCATCTGGTGCTGATGGCGATTGGCGTGCTGCTCGGCATTCTCGTCGGCGTGCTGCCGGGCCTCGGCGCGCCGAACGGGGTGTCGCTGCTGCTGCCGCTGACCTTCGGCATGCAGCCGGTCTCGGCGATCATCCTGCTCTCCAGCATGTATTGGGGCGCGCTGTTCGGCGGCTCGGTCACCTCGATCCTGTTCAACATCCCGGGCGAGCCGTCTTCGGTGGCGACCACCTTCGACGGCTATCCGATGGCGCGTGACGGACGGCCGACCACGGCGCTCGCCACTGCCTTCGGCTCGGCGGCCTTCGGCGCGCTCGTCGGCGTCATCCTGATCACCTTCCTGGCGTCCTGGGTGGCGCAGGTCGCGCTCGCCTTCGGCCCGCCGGAATATTTCGCGGTCTATTTCCTGGCCTTCGCGAGCTTCGTCGGCATGGGCGGCGCGGCGCCGATCAAGACCGTGGTGGCGCTCGCGATCGGCTTTGCGATCGCTGCGATCGGCATCGACACGGTCTCCGGCAGCGTGCGCCTCACCATGGGGATCGACGAGCTGGTCAAGGGCGTGAACTTCGTCGTCGCGGTCATGGGCCTGTTCGGCATCGGCGAGCTGCTGGTCGCGGTCGAAGAGGAGTTTCACGCCCGCGCCGTCTCCTCGAAGATCGATTGGGCCGAGGTATTTCGTGCGGTCGGCCGCCTGCCTCGCCATGGCGTGGCACTGCTGCGGAGCGCCGCGATCGGTTGCTGGATGGGGATCACGCCGGGCGGTCCGACCGCGGCGTCCTTCATGAGCTACGGCATCGCCCGCCGCTTTTCGCGCCGCGGCCGCTATTTCGGCACCGGCGAGGTCGAAGGCATCATCTCGCCCGAAACCGCCGACCATGCCGCCGGCACCAGCGCGCTGCTGCCGATGCTCTCGCTCGGCATTCCCGGCTCGGCGACCGCCGCCGTGATGATGGGCGGGCTGATGATCTGGGGTCTCAATCCGGGACCGATGCTGTTCGTCGACCAGAAGGATTTCGTCTGGGGCCTGATCGCCTCGATGTATGTCGGCAACATCGTCGCAGTCGCGCTGGTGCTGCTCACCGTTCCCGTGTTTGCCG encodes:
- a CDS encoding CaiB/BaiF CoA transferase family protein gives rise to the protein MPSDRSQSTSRRSGPLAGLKVVDLTHVMAGPTCTLMLADMGADVIKIEKWPNGDDTRHSVPPKIGDEAASFLMMNRNKRGIVLDLKTDGGKEVLRRLIADADVLVENFAPGAMERLGFGYEELHKQFPSLIYCSLSGFGRTGPYKHRRGFDLVAQAMSGIMSFTGERPDGPPVKCGPPLSDITAGLLASMGILAAYTHRLKTGEGQWVETSLYEAALVQTYWQSTIALAAGTAPRAMGSAHPLNAPYQAFEASDGWLVVGGANKKHWLLMLEALGASELAADPRFVTGADRMANLKELEAVLSERFRTQTRAHWLAALDEKGVPCGPVHNMLEALSDPQTLAREMVVEVEHSTLGPVKTIGLPIKFSETPGKVASGAPVYGEHTREVLAEHGFDQKQIEALEQEGAIVSASGTREERVA
- a CDS encoding Bug family tripartite tricarboxylate transporter substrate binding protein, with translation MRGTSLFLLSVSLAALAGSAPAFAAWQPQKPIEFVATAGPGGGTDNLARAVQNVITKHKLTDQPIVVVNKGGGSGAEGYVYGKASAGDPYKVIFGTSNAWQQPLVSKVAFNYTDLTPIAAMAQDEFLLWVKQDAPYKTAGDYLKAAASGQFKMGGAQSKDTDEVLTRMIEKVGHVKLTYIPFKSGAEAAVQLAGGHIDSHVNNPSESLGQWRGGTQRPLCVFSPKRLPEGPKITATEGWSDVPTCVEQGLDIKQYEQPRTVWLPGKITPEQAAYYVDLMKKVQATPEWKDYIEKSSQVDTFLTGAEFDKFIKQDLEHVKQVASEQGWLVK
- a CDS encoding tripartite tricarboxylate transporter TctB family protein, giving the protein MISRRALELATAVLTGGFGVAVVVQSLDNGIGWSSEGVDAGTFPFLTGIIIIAGSLYNLARGIVPATSLASVPIAITSIELRRLAGLFVPAAIFVAVIPLLGMYVASAAYVFAVLAIPRHQSVPWSAATAAATALALYVVFERMFQVSLPHGALAAALGY
- a CDS encoding tripartite tricarboxylate transporter permease, which translates into the protein MDNLAELLHGFSIAVTVPHLVLMAIGVLLGILVGVLPGLGAPNGVSLLLPLTFGMQPVSAIILLSSMYWGALFGGSVTSILFNIPGEPSSVATTFDGYPMARDGRPTTALATAFGSAAFGALVGVILITFLASWVAQVALAFGPPEYFAVYFLAFASFVGMGGAAPIKTVVALAIGFAIAAIGIDTVSGSVRLTMGIDELVKGVNFVVAVMGLFGIGELLVAVEEEFHARAVSSKIDWAEVFRAVGRLPRHGVALLRSAAIGCWMGITPGGPTAASFMSYGIARRFSRRGRYFGTGEVEGIISPETADHAAGTSALLPMLSLGIPGSATAAVMMGGLMIWGLNPGPMLFVDQKDFVWGLIASMYVGNIVAVALVLLTVPVFAALMRIPFVVIAPLIVIICVVGAYSVSNSYLDVVMMLGFGIVGYLFKKLFYPLAPLVLAIVIGDKAEDAFRQSMLMSKGSLGIFFANKLVTCLVIAGIALLLLPLVLQLARPFRKSTAETPEKEKVII